A region of Paenibacillus sp. JNUCC-31 DNA encodes the following proteins:
- a CDS encoding nucleoside hydrolase, with the protein MKAMKLPYDVPQRKKIRLIMNTDAKNEADDQFAIVHALLTPRFIIKGLIAAHFGYQKSTTSMQDSYDEIQKVLTLMHIHGQVPVFKGAKERIFDERTPQPSEGAELIIREALSDDQAPLYAVFLGPLTDLASAYLIEPSIAGRLTALWIGGGHWPEGGGEYNLYNDIHAANVVFQSGIDLWQVPLTAYSTIRVTIAELALKVRPYGEIGRYLFDQLVNYNDLMAKMMPDIDWPKGESWCLGDSPAVSLLLDDHQFGYEMKPPPRFTEEMIYMHGQNGRQIRVYHYVDPRFTLEDMFAKLALQYGCR; encoded by the coding sequence ATGAAAGCAATGAAGCTGCCTTATGATGTACCGCAGAGGAAGAAGATCCGGTTGATCATGAACACCGATGCCAAGAATGAAGCCGATGATCAATTTGCAATTGTGCATGCTCTCCTGACACCCCGATTTATCATCAAAGGACTCATCGCTGCCCATTTCGGCTATCAAAAATCGACTACTTCCATGCAGGATAGCTATGATGAAATTCAGAAAGTGCTTACCCTTATGCATATCCACGGACAGGTTCCGGTGTTCAAAGGGGCTAAGGAACGTATTTTCGACGAACGTACACCACAGCCTTCGGAAGGTGCCGAACTGATCATTCGTGAAGCGCTTTCAGATGACCAAGCTCCCTTGTACGCTGTTTTCCTGGGACCCTTGACTGACCTGGCGTCCGCTTACTTGATAGAGCCCTCAATTGCGGGCCGGTTGACAGCGCTCTGGATCGGCGGCGGCCACTGGCCGGAAGGGGGAGGGGAATACAACCTCTACAACGACATACATGCGGCCAATGTTGTGTTCCAATCTGGCATAGACCTCTGGCAGGTGCCGCTAACCGCCTACTCCACCATTCGTGTAACAATCGCCGAGCTGGCGCTCAAGGTTAGGCCTTACGGAGAAATCGGGCGTTATCTCTTCGATCAGCTTGTCAATTACAACGACTTGATGGCAAAAATGATGCCCGACATTGACTGGCCAAAAGGCGAGAGTTGGTGTCTCGGCGATTCCCCGGCCGTGAGTCTCCTGCTTGACGATCATCAATTCGGCTATGAGATGAAGCCTCCACCACGTTTTACGGAGGAGATGATCTACATGCACGGTCAGAATGGACGTCAGATCCGAGTGTACCATTACGTCGATCCAAGATTTACGCTGGAAGATATGTTCGCCAAGCTGGCTCTCCAGTATGGGTGTAGGTAA
- a CDS encoding glycosylhydrolase-like jelly roll fold domain-containing protein, protein MATKLQEVLTGKEENYILPFFWQHGEEEEVLRDEMARIYESGIRAVCIESRPHPDFLGPKWWKDIDVILDEARTRGMRVWILDDDHFPTGHAAGRLKEAPRELRRLYIYENHLDAVGPRDNSAFMVSNLPYMPGFSNGGTLFAVIAVKRDPVSGEMTDESIDLTDQVENGKLYWNVPDGYWRIFSLIESEHGGDPEKKDYINHLVADSVRVLINTVYEAFYERYHEDFGKTLAGFFSDEPGFYNDKDTWDFSSKPGKKGVTLPWCTEMFSLLEQEFGPDYRRHLPLLWYKGGESTSRIRFAYMNLVSKLYGENFTEQIGNWCREREVEYIGHVLEDNNVHARLGSGTGHFYRALGGQDMSGLDVVLWQLKPGVDEIPTKGFAGEIDSEFFNYGMAKMAVSLAHIDPKKKGRTMAEVFGAYGWAEGLKLMKWLTDHMLVRGVNHFVPHAFSPKDYPDQDCPPHLYAGGKNPQYRYYRILNQYTNRLSHLLSGGTHVATAAVLYHAEAEWSGEFMYFHKPVKELLRNQIDCDILPCDTILNGVSVRDSKLHLQNETYHCLIVPYSEALPNDVLHRMNYLAEQGLPIFFIEGLPSRSSEGSPNSEILDRLAADVRVEVVPLDKLVDRMKASAYYDVQVKSSEPFLRCYHVKHLSMEVFMFFNEHPAKDINTEVILPVTGCVQFYDAYTNQVLKSECVKQGNSSLIRLNLAKSETIVVIAGSALDGIEAVAKPTTDKLITAIEGPWNVYTATSQQYPTFTPWREMGTLSDLSRTGLLPTFSGTIRYETDLNWSSLSGKQAVMDIGEAFETVEVYLNGVSSGIRLTPPYRFDLSGLVREGRNKLAIEVTNTLVFETPDFFSRLGQLEPSGLLGPVRLYGE, encoded by the coding sequence ATGGCAACAAAACTTCAAGAAGTATTAACGGGCAAGGAAGAAAATTATATTTTGCCATTCTTTTGGCAACACGGAGAGGAAGAGGAAGTACTTCGGGACGAAATGGCCCGAATCTACGAGTCGGGGATTCGGGCAGTTTGCATAGAGTCCCGACCGCACCCAGATTTTCTTGGACCCAAATGGTGGAAAGATATTGATGTGATCCTAGATGAAGCGAGAACACGGGGCATGCGGGTATGGATCCTGGATGATGACCACTTTCCTACCGGACATGCAGCAGGACGTTTGAAGGAGGCACCACGGGAGCTTCGCCGTCTCTATATTTATGAAAATCATCTCGATGCTGTCGGGCCACGGGATAACTCCGCATTCATGGTATCGAATTTGCCTTATATGCCGGGATTTAGCAATGGAGGTACACTGTTTGCGGTAATCGCAGTTAAGAGGGACCCCGTGTCGGGTGAAATGACAGATGAGAGCATCGATTTGACTGATCAGGTGGAGAACGGCAAGTTGTACTGGAACGTTCCGGATGGATATTGGCGCATCTTTTCTCTTATTGAAAGCGAACATGGCGGCGACCCAGAGAAGAAGGACTACATCAACCATCTTGTAGCAGACTCTGTCCGCGTTCTGATCAACACGGTTTACGAAGCTTTCTACGAGCGATACCACGAGGACTTCGGAAAAACCCTGGCCGGATTCTTCTCCGATGAGCCCGGATTCTATAACGACAAGGATACCTGGGACTTTAGCTCCAAGCCGGGAAAAAAAGGCGTCACACTTCCATGGTGCACGGAGATGTTCAGCCTGCTGGAACAGGAATTCGGACCGGATTACAGACGACATTTGCCCCTTCTGTGGTACAAAGGCGGCGAAAGCACGTCACGGATTCGCTTTGCCTACATGAATTTGGTGAGCAAGCTCTATGGGGAGAACTTCACGGAACAGATCGGCAACTGGTGCCGGGAGCGTGAAGTGGAATATATTGGCCATGTGCTGGAAGACAACAACGTTCACGCCCGCCTTGGAAGCGGTACAGGCCACTTCTACCGGGCCCTCGGCGGACAGGACATGTCGGGCCTGGATGTCGTACTTTGGCAGCTGAAGCCGGGGGTTGATGAGATACCGACCAAGGGATTTGCAGGGGAAATCGATTCGGAGTTCTTCAACTATGGTATGGCTAAGATGGCTGTGTCCTTGGCCCATATCGATCCGAAGAAAAAAGGAAGGACTATGGCTGAGGTGTTCGGTGCTTACGGTTGGGCGGAAGGGTTGAAACTCATGAAATGGCTAACGGATCATATGCTTGTCCGTGGGGTTAACCATTTCGTACCACACGCCTTCTCGCCCAAGGATTACCCGGACCAGGATTGTCCGCCGCATCTGTACGCGGGAGGGAAAAACCCCCAATATCGGTACTATCGGATCTTGAACCAATATACGAACCGTCTAAGCCATCTCTTATCGGGCGGTACGCATGTCGCAACGGCAGCCGTATTGTATCACGCCGAAGCCGAATGGTCCGGAGAGTTCATGTATTTCCACAAGCCCGTCAAGGAATTGTTGAGAAACCAGATCGATTGCGATATTCTTCCTTGCGATACGATCTTGAACGGAGTCAGCGTGAGGGATAGTAAGCTTCATTTACAAAACGAGACTTATCATTGTCTCATTGTGCCATACAGTGAAGCACTCCCGAATGATGTGTTACACCGAATGAATTATCTCGCAGAGCAGGGACTCCCCATCTTTTTCATAGAAGGTTTGCCGAGCCGGTCGAGTGAAGGGAGTCCTAACTCAGAAATTCTTGACCGCCTAGCTGCGGACGTTAGGGTAGAGGTTGTTCCGCTCGACAAGCTCGTAGACAGGATGAAGGCATCGGCATATTACGACGTGCAGGTGAAGAGCAGCGAACCCTTCTTGCGTTGTTATCATGTTAAACATTTGAGTATGGAAGTCTTTATGTTCTTCAATGAACATCCAGCCAAGGATATCAATACAGAAGTGATTCTTCCAGTAACAGGTTGCGTGCAATTCTACGATGCTTATACCAATCAGGTGTTGAAATCGGAATGCGTCAAGCAAGGCAATAGCTCGCTGATCAGGCTCAACCTGGCGAAATCAGAAACCATCGTTGTGATTGCGGGATCGGCACTTGATGGGATAGAGGCAGTAGCCAAACCGACAACGGACAAACTGATTACAGCTATCGAAGGTCCATGGAATGTCTATACGGCAACCTCCCAACAATATCCGACATTCACCCCGTGGAGAGAAATGGGAACTCTGTCGGATCTCAGCCGAACCGGGCTGTTGCCTACTTTCTCAGGAACGATTCGTTATGAGACCGATTTGAACTGGTCATCCTTATCCGGGAAGCAAGCTGTAATGGATATTGGCGAAGCCTTCGAGACGGTAGAGGTATACCTTAATGGCGTTTCCTCTGGCATTCGTTTAACACCCCCTTATCGGTTTGACCTTAGTGGACTGGTCAGGGAAGGCAGAAATAAACTTGCTATTGAAGTGACCAATACACTGGTATTCGAAACACCGGACTTCTTCTCACGTCTTGGACAGCTGGAACCCAGCGGTTTGTTGGGACCTGTGCGGTTGTACGGCGAGTGA